One window of the Cydia amplana chromosome 26, ilCydAmpl1.1, whole genome shotgun sequence genome contains the following:
- the LOC134659965 gene encoding uncharacterized protein LOC134659965, translated as MDTDLQSDLVLRLQGGGDGENSSPAEAGASTGHPKDGFRPFQDAQGRWVFHDEDVPPGTAVDSTRSPPKPARGLSERRQPVVRIERMPERVPSLGREEFFSPMRIDTGDLPGDGVFFSPVPTDGETAESDVSLTAQMAAGRKRQRSSGSDTGASPSGEASDLAERGKSASGPSKRGTGRQPSTARHAGLTKEKAKRRELELQTEEDLMAASKMVTLRRLARHPDSFGTTSGSDDEENRTVLALNQQVRDSLGLIKDVATKSKNLKGTYQRILKEAVAAIREAVGEMRGRTVSDETRRLAAENARLKAEMAELRKEMGDLRTSLGQRLEGTRQETTTSPAREQGDLERNIVAKVTEMMGTRLSALEEKLLPQQPTQVSSAPTPSKAGSSPPGHTPAPTNPAATTAKPQQPAAPRKAQEGKGRNKTKALLRTPRSAAVVLTLETGAEERGVTYGTLITEAKSKISLDGLGIAGLRFRRAVTGAAILEIPGPDTTSGNQADSLAAKLRETLNVADVRISRPVKCAEMCISGLDDSVTEEELAAAVAKVGGCALEAVKVGRISRAPTGLGTAWARCPVAAAKKVAEGRLLVGWASANVKLLESRPLRCFRCLVPGHVRKGCTSEIDRSDQCYRCGQSGHRARDCTAAPHCTLCTAAGKSADHSAGSSTCAMGAKAPKRMSRKVTNKSGTPGVAAPLAAQEGPISNAPNDEVN; from the exons ATGGACACCGATTTGCAGAGTGATTTGGTATTGAGGCTGCAAGGAGGGGGTGATGGGGAGAATAGCAGTCCGGCGGAGGCAGGAGCCTCCACTGGCCACCCCAAGGATGGATTCCGACCATTTCAGGACGCCCAGGGGCGCTGGGTGTTCCATGATGAGGACGTGCCTCCGGGGACGGCGGTGGATTCTACACGCTCCCCACCCAAACCCGCTAGGGGGCTTAGTGAGAGACGGCAACCCGTAGTGCGAATAGAACGCATGCCAGAAAGGGTCCCCTCTCTTGGCAGGGAGGAGTTCTTCTCCCCCATGAGAATAGACACGGGTGACCTCCCTGGGGACGGAGTATTTTTCTCTCCGGTGCCAACCGACGGGGAAACCGCCGAATCCGACGTTTCGCTAACTGCCCAAATGGCCGCAGGACGGAAGAGGCAGCGAAGCAGTGGTAGCGACACGGGAGCATCGCCGAGCGGCGAGGCTTCCGATCTTGCGGAGCGAGGAAAGTCCGCCTCGGGGCCCTCCAAGCGAGGAACAGGCCGCCAACCATCCACGGCGCGCCACGCCGGGCTAACCAAGGAAAAGGCTAAGCGCCGGGAGCTCGAGCTGCAAACTGAAGAGGACCTGATGGCCGCGTCCAAAATGGTGACGCTAAGACGGCTTGCCCGCCATCCGGATTCGTTTGGGACGACAAGTGGGTCAGACGACGAAGAAAACCGCACTGTCCTGGCCCTAAACCAGCAGGTGCGTGATAGTCTGGGGCTTATCAAGGACGTGGCCACCAAGTCCAAAAACCTAAAGGGCACGTACCAACGAATCCTGAAGGAGGCTGTGGCTGCGATCAGGGAAGCTGTCGGTGAGATGAGGGGCCGGACTGTCTCcgatgagacgaggaggctcgcCGCCGAAAACGCTCGCCTTAAGGCGGAAATGGCCGAGCTCCGTAAGGAGATGGGCGACTTGCGCACTAGCCTTGGGCAGCGCCTCGAAGGGACGCGCCAAGAGACGACGACATCACCTGCTCGGGAGCAAGGTGACTTAGAGCGCAATATCGTGGCCAAGGTGACTGAAATGATGGGTACAAGGTTGAGCGCCCTGGAGGAGAAACTGCTCCCACAGCAACCTACTCAGGTGTCGTCTGCTCCCACACCTTCCAAAGCAGGAAGCTCTCCCCCCGGTCACACTCCAGCTCCTACCAACCCAGCGG CGACGACTGCGAAGCCGCAACAGCCGGCGGCACCGCGGAAAGCGCAAGAAGGGAAGGGTCGCAATAAGACCAAGGCGCTACTGCGCACCCCGCGGTCAGCCGCCGTAGTCCTCACCCTGGAGACGGGAGCAGAAGAGAGGGGCGTTACCTACGGAACGTTGATCACGGAGGCCAAGTCCAAAATTTCCCTGGATGGGCTCGGTATCGCCGGTCTAAGGTTCCGTAGGGCAGTGACAGGGGCGGCAATCCTGGAGATCCCAGGCCCAGACACCACCAGCGGCAACCAAGCAGACTCTCTTGCTGCCAAGTTGAGGGAGACGCTTAATGTGGCCGACGTCCGCATCTCTAGGCCGGTAAAATGCGCGGAGATGTGCATTTCCGGCCTGGATGACTCGGTTACAGAGGAAGAGCTCGCCGCTGCCGTGGCGAAAGTTGGAGGGTGTGCCCTAGAGGCAGTGAAAGTTGGCCGGATCTCCCGCGCGCCAACAGGCCTGGGCACAGCGTGGGCTCGCTGCCCCGTAGCAGCCGCCAAGAAAGTGGCTGAGGGGCGACTCCTCGTCGGTTGGGCTTCGGCAAACGTGAAGCTGCTGGAGTCCCGACCCCTGAGGTGCTTCCGCTGCCTGGTGCCTGGCCATGTTAGGAAGGGGTGCACCTCAGAAATCGACCGCAGTGACCAGTGCTACCGATGCGGTCAATCTGGTCACCGGGCCAGGGACTGCACCGCCGCGCCCCACTGCACTCTGTGCACTGCAGCGGGCAAATCTGCTGACCACAGTGCCGGCAGCAGTACCTGCGCGATGGGGGCTAAAGCCCCAAAACGCATGTCCCGGAAGGTGACCAACAAATCAGGCACCCCTGGAGTGGCGGCGCCTCTGGCTGCACAAGAGGGCCCGATTAGCAATGCGCCAAATGACGAGGTCAACTAA
- the LOC134659966 gene encoding uncharacterized protein LOC134659966: protein MTRFQKKSSPLPWRKLEGLGTAWARCPVAAAKKVAEGRLLVGWASANVKLLESRPLRCFRCLVPGHVRKGCTSEIDRSDQCYRCGQSGHRARDCTAAPHCTLCTAAGKSADHSAGSSTCAMGAKAPKRMSRKVTNKSGTPGVAAPLAAQEGPISNAPNDEVN, encoded by the exons ATGACTCGGTTTCAGAAGAAGAGCTCGCCGCTGCCGTGGCGAAAGTTGGAGG GCCTGGGCACAGCGTGGGCTCGCTGCCCCGTAGCAGCCGCCAAGAAAGTGGCTGAGGGGCGACTCCTCGTCGGTTGGGCTTCGGCAAACGTGAAGCTGCTGGAGTCCCGACCCCTGAGGTGCTTCCGCTGCCTGGTGCCTGGCCATGTTAGGAAGGGGTGCACCTCAGAAATCGACCGCAGTGACCAGTGCTACCGATGCGGTCAATCTGGTCACCGGGCCAGGGACTGCACCGCCGCGCCCCACTGCACTCTGTGCACTGCAGCGGGCAAATCTGCTGACCACAGTGCCGGCAGCAGTACCTGCGCGATGGGGGCTAAAGCCCCAAAACGCATGTCCCGGAAGGTGACCAACAAATCAGGCACCCCTGGAGTGGCGGCGCCTCTGGCTGCACAAGAGGGCCCGATTAGCAATGCGCCAAATGACGAGGTCAACTAA